A stretch of DNA from Arachis hypogaea cultivar Tifrunner chromosome 19, arahy.Tifrunner.gnm2.J5K5, whole genome shotgun sequence:
ttctaagtttcccttttgatttttgttattgACAATTTGTTTGTTTGACtgaatttctaaaaaaattatattttttcaaaaatttcttttaaaaaaaaattatagagaaataaaataattttatatttaattcaaaaatttttttatttatcaattatatttagatataataatataaaaatattttaatttatttattatttgaaaaatattcttttttaaaaaaaatatatttaaaaaaatataaattataatttttcaaaaaaatatttttttattttttagtatttttatttttattattaaaaatttattaaatattttaaaaattaaaaaaattaatttttttattatttttttatcaacttaataaCACTCAAACAAGTACaatatgtatttaattagtatattccaactttttatgcaaaatttattatTCAATTATGAGTTATGTTGCTAATTCGTAAAAATATAgaaatcaaatataaataaaagattgcaaatctaaataatgaaaaaaaatatgaacgtaaatatataaaatataataatttatgtcTCTATTTTTATTACAAGTGTGTGAAAATTATGTAATATATGAACGTAAATCATGGTTAGTctatgtataaaaattaaatttaatgcattaattatttattagtaAGAAATTGTTGGttttttaaaacttatttttactaattaattcttagttactaaaattattttttaattaaactaagctgaccaaaataagataataaattaaagtaataagttAATGAGTTTTCCATTTTATAAACTCTTTACTTTTTTTGTTTATGTGTGACTAATTTTATACATCTCATACTTGCACAACATTAATAATTTTCGTATAAAAATGatagttaaaaattttataattataacttattagtcaaatatattaaacaatttaaaaatttatatatgatgtCTTTCAATTATATtagatatatacaaaaaaatcaaccaccattttaattattaatataaaatatattttaaaatatataatgactaattcaataattaatttttagtattcatatatatataataatatttttgaaaaatattaaaaaattaataaaatttattattttttatcaacgtTAACCAACAATAtttaaaagcataaattaaaagtatattaATAGATAAATGGATAACTAAAGAAATtatgttaataattaaaatattagccGAAAACAATAAATTATGGTTCGtcgaattttttatatttttttgcctTTACATAAAAACTTGGAGGGGTGGGTCACCTTATCGAGTATTGTTGGTTATGAAATTGAAAGATAAAAACTCAGTTacagtcgatttcacgtgaagttgataaatAAAAGTCGTaagatgatttgattgatttgactaaatttttatctaatgacACCTATTAAGGTGAAGTAGAATACACTTGAGTTCCACCAATTGAAAAGCTAAGAAGGGAGCAGAGAAAAGATAGATAGATAGGGCATACCATGAGAAGTGATTTAATGTCATTGTTGGTAAGCTTATACTCCCCATCAACCATAGCTGCATCTTCTTGAATTCCAAGTAGTACATCCACCAAATCCTTCTTATTATTACTACCATCACCATCACTTTCTTCCTTCTTTGCCATTTTATGCTCTTCAATAACCTTATCAAACAATCCATCCAACGTTCTAAAAGTCTCTCTATACCTCCCAATCTTTCCACTAACCACATCAACCCAACCCAATGCCGGAAAATAATCCCCCACCGTAAACGCCGTCAAATAAATCATCACTCTCCTCGCCAAATCTTGAATCCCACCTTCTTCTCCGTACTTTCTTCCCAACGCGCACTTACAAACTATGTTGTTCGAACTCGAAACCACCATCTCCCCCAAGTTCACCGCTTCCTCGTTTGAACTCGCTCTCACCAACACCCTCACCATCTCTTCAACTTCCTCTTCTCGGATCGCTCTGAATGATTGCACTCTTCTCGTGCTAAGAAGCTGAAGCACGCATATCTTCCTCTTCTGCCTCCAGTCGTCTCCGTAGAGCCCGAACCCGACGTCGGTGGCGCCGTACAACAAGATCTTCGTGGCCGTGTTTTGTGGCCGGTTTGAGAAAACTAGGTCGTAgtttttggctatctcttttgCAAGTTCGGCGGATGAAACTACCAGAGTTGGGTTGGGTCTTTGACCCAATTGTAGCATCATGATGTCGCCGTAAGTTTTGGAGAGGTTTAGAAGAGAAAGGTGTGGGAGTGTGCCGAGCTGGAGGAGGTTTCTGATGAAGGGTAGTTTTGGTGGTGATGGAGGAAGGTTCATTGAATTGGGTTTGGATTTCTTTGTGTGGTTGAAGACGAAGAAGACGGTGATTGTAAAGAGTAGCCATAGGTGAATGTTGGAAAAAAGGGGTTCTTGGATTTGGTCGTAGATCCAAGTCTTGAAAGCCATAACTGTGATTCTTATTATGTATATCCTTTTGCGAAGCATAGAAGCCCATAACccacttgtatatatatatatagccactgGCACTCTGCCCACTCATGTTAGCTCCATTCGTTATCATAAACAGTTACATATATTAAAAGAGACGTGAAAACTCAACTGCTCGACTTGACTTCAGATAAAGCTGATAGGCGACAACTGTTATATGAAAATTTAGTTGAATCATCTAATGATTCTTGTTTATCAACTTCATATAAAATCACCTGTATTTGagtttttatctaaaaaaaattatatcatttaatttataatttattgatattcgTGTGATTCTTTTTGTGTaatgttaataaataaaaattattacatatatttttagtcttatttggatcaactttatttttaaatttgtagtATATTTCGATGACTTGTGAAGTAGtaaatgttttaaaatttaatctttttatatatatacaaaaatttagtcattatattaattatttaatttttataaaatatatattaaaaataaattaaataatatatatttatatataaatatatgataattaattttttgtgtctatatattattagattctatttattttttaattaatattaaactaattGGTATGGGTTTCACAATTTTAGAATTAATATCCGAATTAATTAGGATCAAATTTAATAGGGTAAGATTTAATTGTACCTGATTATTCATTGAGTCTAAAATTAATATAATCGAATTAGATGGATAATCGGATTATTCATACCCACGAATATCCCTACTCATTGTTACTTATTTTGcattttcactactttttctttttttttttcttcctgtgATATAAAAAAAGCATAATAATACTAAGAAgataataacataaaaatattttatataatttaatatttataattatatatatatatatatatataatatttataattatatgtttattatatttaaatttatttatttattttattaataattaataaatataaaataaaagaattgaactaatttaaacttatttttattatctcttgaacattttttttaataaagtgcACAACTAGAGCAATGAAAAATAAATGTAGTATTACATGTGTTTGGATTATAGT
This window harbors:
- the LOC112777191 gene encoding phenylacetaldehyde oxime monooxygenase CYP71AN24, producing the protein MLRKRIYIIRITVMAFKTWIYDQIQEPLFSNIHLWLLFTITVFFVFNHTKKSKPNSMNLPPSPPKLPFIRNLLQLGTLPHLSLLNLSKTYGDIMMLQLGQRPNPTLVVSSAELAKEIAKNYDLVFSNRPQNTATKILLYGATDVGFGLYGDDWRQKRKICVLQLLSTRRVQSFRAIREEEVEEMVRVLVRASSNEEAVNLGEMVVSSSNNIVCKCALGRKYGEEGGIQDLARRVMIYLTAFTVGDYFPALGWVDVVSGKIGRYRETFRTLDGLFDKVIEEHKMAKKEESDGDGSNNKKDLVDVLLGIQEDAAMVDGEYKLTNNDIKSLLMDMFVAGTDTTSATIEWAMTRLVQNPEIMKKIQEEVRRVVRCNNSSKVEENHINQMQYFKCVVKETLRLHPPCTVLPPRETMAHVKLNGFDIPAKTMVLTNAWAIQRDPKLWERPEEFMPERFEKSEIDFNGDQWFEFLPFGYGRRGCPGVFFGVAIVEYVLASLLYWFDWKLPENVSSGHDIDMSEEYGLVVSKKVPLHLKPIAHVRA